A genomic window from Silene latifolia isolate original U9 population chromosome Y, ASM4854445v1, whole genome shotgun sequence includes:
- the LOC141630227 gene encoding secreted RxLR effector protein 161-like — protein MERIPYASVVGSLNYVQTCTRPDISFSVGMLGRYQSNPEMDHWKAAKKVLRYLQGTKELMLTYRRSDHLEKSTFGYLFLLAEGAVSWKSGKHSVISTSTMEAEFVACFEATIHVLWLRNFISGLGIVDSIAKPLRIYCDNSAAAFFSKNDKYSKGAKHMELKFLLVKEEVQKQRVSFEHISTDKMVADPLTKGLPPKVYIAYVERMGIVSKALLL, from the exons atggagagaattCCCTATGCATCTGTGGTTGGGAGTTTGAACTATGTTCAAacctgtactcgaccagatattagCTTTTCTGTTGGAATGTTGGGTCGGTACCAAAGTAATCCCGAGATGGACCACTGGAAAGCTGCGAAGAAGGTCCTTAGGTACTTGCAAGGCACTAAGGAGCTCATGCTTACTTATAGGAGATCCGATCATCTTGAG AAATCGACATTTGGTTACTTATTCCTTTTAGCTGAAGGGGCAGTATCATGGAAAAGTGGGAAGCACTCTGTCATTTCTACTTCTACTATGGAAGCCGAATTTGTGGCATGCTTTGAGGCTACCATTCATGTATTGTGGTTGCGAAACTTTATCTCCGGACTTGGGATCGTCGATAGTATAGCCAAGCCGCTAAGAATTTATTGTGATAATTCTGCAGCCGCCTTCTTCTCTAAGAACGATAAATACTCCAAGGGTGCTAAGCACATGGAATTAAAGTTCTTATTGGTCAAGGAGGAGGTACAGAAGCAAAGAGTGTCATTTGAGCATATAAGTACGGATAAGATGGTAGCAGATCCATTAACTAAGGGATTACCACCCAAGGTGTATATTGCCTATGTAGAACGCATGGGTATTGTATCAAAGGCCTTGTTATTATAA